One window of Nymphaea colorata isolate Beijing-Zhang1983 chromosome 1, ASM883128v2, whole genome shotgun sequence genomic DNA carries:
- the LOC116245764 gene encoding uncharacterized protein LOC116245764, whose protein sequence is MAIQIPIPMIPGSKSSDVDPKILFLVLPNTTDKSHISRGIWYYHLSLSLSLSLSLSLSLFSGPCSRQLHFTFIPRCGSCLSPSSLVAAAALHLDPFLRQYPAAASAELTARASTSQIQDRPSTAAREHPTTTRPSATGLHPPVFSSYRKVRPFSIYGPLSPEQLGVSSISITTRECFRRHIGIMLTSPTLGMEYGRAPFAAVKAEASAAPAVSSNVAHNPLEEFFEAD, encoded by the exons ATGGCGATCCAAATCCCCATTCCAATGATTCCAGGATCAAAATCTTCAGATGTTGATCCCAAGATTTTGTTCCTGGTGCTGCCAAACACTACCGATAAGT CCCACATTTCAAGGGGAATTTGGTattaccatctctctctctctctctctctctctctctctctctctctctctcttttttcaggTCCCTGTTCACGGCAGCTGCATTTCACCTTCATCCCTCGTTGCGGCAGCTGCCTTTCACCTTCATCCCTCGTTGCGGCAGCTGCGCTTCACCTTGATCCCTTTTTGCGGCAGTACCCGGCGGCAGCGAGTGCAGAACTCACCGCCAG AGCATCGACTTCACAGATTCAGGATAGGCCTTCTACCGCAGCAAGGGAACATCCAACAACGACCCGCCCTTCTGCTACCGGCCTCCATCCACCAGTGTTCTCCTCCTATCGTAAGGTGCGGCCTTTCTCAATCTATGGCCCTCTCTCACCGGAGCAACTTGGCGTTTCCAGTATCTCAATTACAACAAGAGAATGCTTCAGGAGACAT ATTGGAATCATGTTAACTTCACCGACTCTTGGAATGGAGTATGGAAGGGCGCCTTTTGCTGCAGTAAAGGCTGAAGCTTCAGCTGCTCCAGCTGTTTCATCTAACGTTGCACACAATCCACTTGAAGAATTTTTCGAGGCAGATTGA